A genomic region of Leptolyngbya sp. NIES-2104 contains the following coding sequences:
- a CDS encoding heme A synthase translates to MSDSLFNSPTISQPTQARSWITRLVFALAFSTLFLMAVGSATRVMNAGLSCPDWPLCYGEIVPRDQMNLEVFLEWFHRLVATTIGFGTIALVAVSWWFRRDLPKWTPWATLFALFLVVFQGVLGGLTVTQLLRFDIVTAHLGTGLLFFSTLLAIGTMLIPYQGTGTVGKLRLVGIAATGFVYFQSILGGLVSSQWALHQCFGQSQLCTIMNSHIAGIVPPTLSVLALVILAWRTPALHPLLRRLINVAGLLLVLQISLGVATFKLRLQVEPLTVAHQATGAALLGTLLVFTVLALRDSAEGQIVKVEA, encoded by the coding sequence ATGTCAGATTCACTGTTTAATTCCCCGACGATTTCTCAACCCACGCAAGCCCGCAGTTGGATTACTCGCCTCGTGTTTGCACTGGCTTTCTCGACCTTGTTTCTCATGGCAGTCGGCAGCGCCACACGGGTCATGAATGCAGGCTTGTCTTGCCCGGATTGGCCCCTCTGCTATGGTGAGATTGTGCCTCGTGATCAGATGAATCTTGAGGTGTTTCTAGAATGGTTTCACCGACTGGTTGCGACAACGATCGGCTTTGGAACGATCGCGCTTGTGGCTGTGTCCTGGTGGTTCCGTCGTGACCTACCGAAGTGGACTCCTTGGGCAACCTTGTTCGCACTGTTCTTGGTGGTCTTCCAAGGGGTGTTAGGGGGCTTAACGGTCACGCAACTTTTGCGGTTCGACATTGTAACGGCGCATTTGGGAACGGGATTATTGTTCTTTAGCACCTTACTCGCGATCGGGACAATGCTGATTCCATATCAAGGAACGGGAACCGTCGGAAAGCTCCGTTTAGTCGGAATTGCGGCAACCGGATTTGTTTATTTTCAAAGCATCTTAGGCGGATTAGTCTCGTCTCAGTGGGCATTACATCAGTGCTTCGGACAATCCCAACTCTGTACAATCATGAACAGTCACATTGCGGGAATTGTTCCTCCGACGCTTTCTGTTCTGGCATTAGTGATTCTCGCTTGGCGCACTCCTGCACTTCACCCGTTGCTGCGTCGCTTGATCAATGTTGCTGGATTGTTGTTAGTGCTACAAATTTCATTGGGGGTTGCGACCTTCAAACTGCGCCTTCAAGTTGAACCTTTAACGGTTGCACACCAAGCCACTGGAGCCGCTCTCCTTGGAACATTGCTGGTGTTTACTGTGTTGGCTTTACGCGATTCTGCTGAAGGTCAGATCGTCAAAGTCGAAGCCTAA
- a CDS encoding cytochrome c oxidase subunit II, with the protein MNIPSQISTLLAGIVLTLVSLWYGQNHNLLPVAASEAAPLVDQLFNAMLTIGTGIFLLVSFILIYSSFRFRRQPGDLSDGPPVHGNIPLEILWTAIPAVIVLGISVFSFEIYNTESGMNPMDHSMAAHGGHPVAHVQKGAAIAAPLIADTDPNIAITKEIRKNAATNAIEEDIPVRKDAPIPGVVSPRAGSISPNNKQEPLVINAAGMQYAWLFTYPEEIIAGEMHLPVGRPVIMNITANDVLHAFWVPEFRLKQDAVPGRQTQIRFVPTKEGDYPIICAELCGAYHGAMKSHVVVESPEAYEEWVQSMKIAQAKGEEQTVALNPAQMTESEYLAPYAQETGVTPEMLHQLHSMS; encoded by the coding sequence GTGAATATTCCTAGTCAAATTTCAACTCTCCTCGCGGGTATCGTTCTGACCCTCGTGAGCCTCTGGTACGGTCAGAACCATAATCTGCTTCCGGTTGCTGCGTCTGAAGCAGCCCCACTGGTTGATCAATTATTTAATGCGATGCTGACGATCGGGACTGGCATTTTCCTGCTGGTGAGCTTTATCCTGATCTACTCTTCGTTTCGCTTCCGTCGCCAGCCAGGAGACTTGAGCGATGGTCCTCCTGTTCATGGCAACATTCCCCTCGAAATCCTTTGGACAGCAATTCCGGCTGTGATCGTGTTGGGCATTTCAGTGTTTAGCTTTGAAATCTACAACACCGAAAGCGGAATGAATCCGATGGATCACTCAATGGCGGCACATGGAGGTCATCCCGTGGCTCATGTTCAAAAAGGAGCCGCGATCGCTGCCCCGTTAATTGCCGATACTGATCCGAATATCGCCATCACCAAGGAAATTCGGAAAAATGCGGCAACGAATGCGATCGAAGAAGATATTCCCGTTCGCAAAGATGCGCCCATTCCTGGAGTGGTTTCGCCTAGAGCAGGTTCAATTTCTCCGAACAACAAGCAAGAGCCGCTGGTTATCAATGCCGCAGGAATGCAGTACGCTTGGCTGTTCACTTATCCCGAAGAAATCATTGCGGGTGAAATGCACTTACCCGTGGGTCGTCCGGTGATCATGAACATCACCGCGAACGATGTACTACACGCCTTCTGGGTGCCAGAGTTCCGATTAAAGCAGGACGCAGTTCCGGGACGGCAGACACAGATTCGCTTTGTCCCGACCAAAGAAGGGGACTATCCGATTATTTGTGCGGAATTGTGTGGTGCGTATCATGGCGCGATGAAATCTCATGTAGTGGTAGAGTCGCCTGAAGCATACGAGGAATGGGTACAGAGCATGAAGATTGCTCAAGCGAAGGGTGAGGAGCAAACGGTAGCCCTGAATCCCGCTCAGATGACTGAGAGTGAATACCTCGCACCTTACGCCCAAGAGACGGGTGTGACCCCTGAAATGCTACATCAACTTCATTCGATGAGTTAG
- the ctaD gene encoding cytochrome c oxidase subunit I — MTQAAQIQEQANPSARGQEPGDWRRYFGFSTDHKVIGIQYLVTTFFFYLVGGVLATMVRTELATPESDFVSREVYNSLFTVHATVMIFLWIVPAGTGGFGNYLVPLMIGARDMAFPKLNALAFWIIPPAGIMLLSSFLVGAPGAGWTNYPPLSLISGKAGEMIWILSVLLLGTSSILAAVNFLVTIWKMRTPGMGWNQMPLFCWAMFATSILAVIATPVLAGALILLSFDVLIGTAFFNPTGGGDPIVYQHLFWFYSHPAVYIMILPVFGMISDIISVHARKPIFGYKAIAYSSLAICGLGLIVWVHHMFTSGTPPWMRMFFMITTMIIAVPTGIKIFSWLATLWGGKLDGSSALLFAMGFISLFVIGGISGVMVASVPFDIHVHDTYFVVAHLHYVLFGGSVFGLYAGFYHWFPKITGRMMDETWGKVHFWLSFVGFNLAFMPMHKLGLEGMNRRIAEYDPRFATLNLICTIGAFLLAISTIPFVVNAAWSWLSGAPAGDNPWRGLTLEWMTTSPPPVENFDADPILATGPYDYGMGSRSTEVDVPFSDASDPALSAGPSSTLRAKPDPVVAADPSDRGTESHNR, encoded by the coding sequence ATGACACAAGCAGCCCAAATTCAAGAACAAGCGAATCCTTCCGCTCGCGGTCAAGAACCGGGCGATTGGAGACGCTACTTTGGCTTTAGTACAGACCACAAAGTGATCGGGATTCAATACCTGGTCACAACTTTCTTTTTCTATCTGGTGGGTGGTGTGCTGGCGACGATGGTTCGCACTGAGTTAGCCACTCCTGAATCAGATTTCGTTAGCCGCGAAGTTTATAACAGTCTGTTCACGGTTCACGCGACGGTGATGATCTTTTTGTGGATTGTGCCTGCGGGAACGGGCGGCTTTGGAAACTATCTAGTGCCCTTGATGATTGGGGCGCGGGATATGGCGTTTCCGAAGCTGAACGCCTTGGCATTCTGGATCATTCCGCCTGCTGGGATTATGTTGCTCAGTAGCTTTCTGGTCGGTGCGCCCGGTGCAGGCTGGACGAATTACCCCCCGCTGAGTTTGATTAGCGGGAAAGCTGGAGAAATGATCTGGATTCTCAGCGTATTACTGTTGGGAACCTCGTCGATTCTGGCGGCAGTGAACTTTCTCGTGACGATCTGGAAGATGCGAACTCCCGGAATGGGCTGGAATCAGATGCCGCTCTTCTGTTGGGCAATGTTCGCAACCTCGATTTTGGCGGTGATTGCGACTCCAGTATTGGCAGGTGCGCTGATTTTACTGTCGTTTGATGTGTTGATTGGAACGGCGTTCTTTAATCCAACAGGAGGCGGCGACCCGATCGTTTATCAGCACTTGTTCTGGTTCTACTCGCATCCAGCGGTGTATATCATGATCTTGCCTGTGTTCGGCATGATCTCAGACATTATTTCTGTACACGCTCGGAAGCCGATTTTTGGATATAAAGCGATCGCTTATTCGAGTCTGGCGATCTGTGGGTTGGGCTTGATCGTGTGGGTGCACCATATGTTCACCAGCGGAACGCCGCCTTGGATGCGGATGTTCTTTATGATCACGACAATGATCATCGCAGTTCCGACGGGCATTAAGATCTTTAGCTGGCTGGCGACGCTTTGGGGCGGAAAATTAGACGGAAGTTCTGCGTTGCTGTTTGCGATGGGATTTATTTCGCTGTTCGTGATTGGTGGGATTAGCGGTGTAATGGTCGCGTCTGTTCCGTTTGATATTCACGTTCACGATACTTATTTCGTAGTCGCCCACCTGCACTATGTGTTGTTTGGGGGTAGCGTATTTGGACTGTATGCCGGGTTCTACCACTGGTTCCCGAAGATTACAGGACGAATGATGGACGAAACCTGGGGCAAGGTTCACTTTTGGTTGAGCTTTGTTGGGTTTAACTTAGCGTTCATGCCGATGCACAAATTAGGTTTGGAAGGCATGAACCGCCGGATTGCCGAGTACGATCCGAGGTTTGCGACGTTGAACTTGATTTGTACGATCGGTGCTTTTCTCCTTGCCATTTCTACGATTCCATTCGTGGTGAATGCAGCTTGGAGTTGGTTAAGCGGTGCGCCTGCGGGTGACAATCCTTGGCGTGGTTTAACGCTGGAATGGATGACCACTTCGCCGCCTCCGGTTGAGAACTTTGACGCTGATCCGATCTTGGCAACAGGTCCTTATGACTACGGGATGGGATCGCGATCGACAGAGGTTGATGTTCCGTTCTCCGATGCCAGTGATCCTGCCCTTTCAGCGGGACCGAGTTCGACGCTGAGAGCAAAACCTGATCCGGTCGTTGCGGCAGATCCGAGCGATCGGGGAACCGAAAGCCACAATCGCTAA
- a CDS encoding heme-copper oxidase subunit III yields MTTIDPAKTSLNYHHEKAAETHHHEHPDLRIPGIIVFLAAESMIFLGLFMAYIAFRTVTPVWPPEGTPKLELLLPGINTAILISSSFVIHNADTAIKKNDVKGLRLWFGVTALMGAVFLVGQLYEYFHLEFGLKTNIFASTFYVLTGFHGLHVCFGLILILAVLWRSLKPNHYNSEKHFGVEAAEIYWHFVDVIWIILFLLLYIL; encoded by the coding sequence ATGACTACGATCGATCCTGCAAAAACTTCGCTCAACTACCACCACGAGAAAGCCGCAGAAACACACCATCACGAACATCCGGATCTTCGGATTCCAGGAATTATCGTGTTTCTAGCGGCGGAATCGATGATCTTTCTGGGGCTGTTCATGGCGTATATCGCGTTCCGAACCGTAACCCCCGTGTGGCCCCCCGAAGGCACTCCAAAGCTTGAACTCTTACTGCCTGGAATTAACACTGCGATTCTGATTAGCAGTAGCTTTGTGATTCATAACGCGGATACTGCAATCAAGAAAAATGATGTCAAAGGATTGCGGTTGTGGTTTGGTGTGACGGCTCTCATGGGCGCGGTCTTTTTGGTCGGTCAGCTTTATGAGTACTTCCACTTAGAATTCGGGTTGAAAACAAACATTTTTGCCAGCACGTTCTATGTTCTGACTGGATTTCACGGGCTGCACGTTTGTTTCGGGTTGATTTTGATTTTGGCGGTACTTTGGCGATCGCTTAAACCGAATCATTACAACAGCGAAAAACATTTCGGAGTCGAAGCCGCAGAAATTTACTGGCACTTCGTAGATGTCATCTGGATTATTTTGTTTCTACTGCTGTACATTCTTTAG
- a CDS encoding type II toxin-antitoxin system HicB family antitoxin codes for MRYAIVIEKGQTSYGAYVPDLPGCVAVGETIEEVRELIHEAIEFHLEGLIEDGLSVPEPISTCEYVETH; via the coding sequence ATGCGATATGCGATCGTCATCGAAAAAGGACAAACTAGCTACGGTGCTTACGTGCCAGATCTTCCAGGATGTGTGGCAGTGGGTGAGACGATTGAGGAAGTCAGAGAACTGATTCATGAAGCGATCGAGTTTCATCTCGAAGGATTGATAGAAGATGGCTTGTCCGTTCCTGAGCCGATTTCTACTTGTGAGTATGTCGAAACTCATTAA
- a CDS encoding type II toxin-antitoxin system HicA family toxin → MKVKDVIKRLEADGWYLARTKGSHRQFKHSEKSGTVTVSGKLSVDVPIGTLKSIWRQAQIESIGPEEEQN, encoded by the coding sequence ATGAAAGTCAAAGACGTAATCAAACGGTTAGAAGCCGATGGTTGGTATCTAGCTCGGACTAAAGGCAGTCATCGACAGTTTAAGCACTCAGAAAAATCAGGAACAGTCACTGTGTCAGGAAAACTTAGTGTTGATGTTCCAATTGGTACACTAAAAAGTATCTGGAGACAGGCTCAAATTGAATCGATCGGACCAGAAGAGGAGCAGAACTGA